Below is a genomic region from Neisseria arctica.
CAAATGCTATCGGATATAAAATCAGCAGTGAAAAATATAAAAATCAGCTGAACGCCGTATCTTTATTTAATCTTGCGGATGTTACCGGATGATATAGAGTGTAAAAAAAACAGCCCAAAAATTGGACTGTTTTCTTTTAATGGTGCCGACAATGAGACTTGAACTCATACGACCTAGGGTCACTACCCCCTCAAGATAGCGTGTCTACCAATTCCACCATGTCGGCATATACTTAAATTTTAGTCTTACTGCTGAGGTTGAGAACTTGCTACAGCAGGAGCCTGTTGTACCGGCTGAACATTTGCCGGCTGACTTTGCTGCACATTAGTAAAATCCAAACCATGCGAAGTTGAATTACTATAAATGTAAACCATTGCCATGCAGCTTGCAAAGAATACAGTTGCTGCAATCGCAGTACTTCGGCTTAAAAAGTTTGCATTACCACTTGAACCAAACACACCTTGTGCGCTACCGCTGCCAGAGCCGAAGGTTGCACCGGCATCAGCACCCTTACCTTGCTGCATCAATACCAAAATGATCACAGATAAGGCTGCAAAGATGTTGATAATCCAAATAATGGTTTTAAATGCTTCCATAAATTTCTACGATTCTTGTGCGGCATTGATGATTGAAGTAAATGAATCATATGCCAAAGATGCGCCGCCAACCAAAGCGCCATCCACATAGGGTACGGCAAAAATATCGGTGGCGTTATTGGCATTCACACTACCGCCGTAAAGAACGCGAATCTTAGCATCATTACCGTGCATTGACAAGATCTGTTCATAAATAAATTGATGCATTTCTGCAATCTGCTCTACCGTAGCCACTTTACCGGTACCAATTGCCCATACCGGTTCATAAGCTACTGCTATGTGCTTAGTATCCAAACCTTCCAAAACACTCAATTGATGGGCAATCACTTCTTTCTCTTTACCGGCCTCCCGCTCTTCCAAGCTCTCACCTACGCATAACAGCGGAAGTAAGCCGACATTCAATACATTTTCGATTTTCTGACGTTGTATTTCATTTTTTTCACCGAAATACAAACTTCTCTCAGAATGGCCGATTAATACGATATCAACACCAATATCAGCCATCATTTCGGCAGATACTTCCCCTGTGTAAGCACCATTGCCCGCAAAGCGGCTGACGTCTTGAGCACAAGTCAAAATCCGGTTATTCAGCACTATTTGCATAGCATTATGCAGTTGCAGCAAATAAACAGTTGGCGCTGCCAAGCCGATACATACCCGGTCAACTTGAGGCAAAATACGGAAACGGTGCATCAAGGCATTATTGTTCTGTAAAC
It encodes:
- the tpiA gene encoding triose-phosphate isomerase, whose amino-acid sequence is MESLWNQKWVIGNWKMNGRLQNNNALMHRFRILPQVDRVCIGLAAPTVYLLQLHNAMQIVLNNRILTCAQDVSRFAGNGAYTGEVSAEMMADIGVDIVLIGHSERSLYFGEKNEIQRQKIENVLNVGLLPLLCVGESLEEREAGKEKEVIAHQLSVLEGLDTKHIAVAYEPVWAIGTGKVATVEQIAEMHQFIYEQILSMHGNDAKIRVLYGGSVNANNATDIFAVPYVDGALVGGASLAYDSFTSIINAAQES
- the secG gene encoding preprotein translocase subunit SecG, with translation MEAFKTIIWIINIFAALSVIILVLMQQGKGADAGATFGSGSGSAQGVFGSSGNANFLSRSTAIAATVFFASCMAMVYIYSNSTSHGLDFTNVQQSQPANVQPVQQAPAVASSQPQQ